From a region of the Aeoliella mucimassa genome:
- a CDS encoding UbiA family prenyltransferase: protein MSDRELTAETPFWRRLLAYADERFPLVGHGVLIVSYYSSNSLLAQVLTSRDESLHYNRSSLMGAIVLFCFFFHLRVFDEHKDYADDCQYHPERVLQRGLVTLRQLTLLGIAAIGIELVLAGLWQPLGKPAALVAVSVALGYSLLMLKEFFCSRWLGERFIWYAVSHMLIMPLLAMIPFSFSTGEYLWNAPPWFWWYAFVGFFVTFNWEISRKIRAPEAEIEGVDTYSSLFGPRVAATTVLVIRVIDTGMVAAVGYHLQLSMWFYLALIVMFLATLTSYVAFIRQMTAKAAKHLERVAGLYIIAFDLALAIELIRKFGVTFTW, encoded by the coding sequence GTGTCGGATCGCGAACTTACCGCGGAAACTCCCTTTTGGCGGCGATTGCTCGCCTACGCCGACGAGCGATTTCCGCTTGTTGGGCATGGGGTGCTGATCGTCAGCTACTATTCCTCGAACTCGCTGCTCGCTCAGGTGCTCACCAGTCGCGACGAATCGCTGCACTACAACCGCAGTTCGTTGATGGGAGCGATCGTGCTGTTCTGCTTTTTCTTCCATTTACGAGTGTTCGACGAGCACAAGGACTATGCCGACGATTGCCAGTATCATCCCGAACGGGTGCTGCAGCGGGGGCTGGTGACTCTTCGCCAACTCACGTTGCTCGGTATCGCTGCGATTGGCATCGAACTCGTGCTGGCCGGGCTATGGCAACCGCTCGGCAAGCCAGCCGCGCTGGTGGCAGTGAGCGTGGCGCTCGGCTATTCGCTGTTGATGCTGAAGGAGTTCTTCTGCAGCCGCTGGCTCGGCGAACGATTCATCTGGTACGCGGTGTCGCACATGCTGATCATGCCGCTACTGGCGATGATTCCCTTCAGCTTTTCGACGGGAGAGTACCTGTGGAACGCGCCGCCATGGTTTTGGTGGTACGCGTTCGTGGGATTCTTTGTGACGTTCAACTGGGAGATCTCGCGAAAGATCCGCGCCCCCGAGGCCGAGATCGAGGGAGTCGATACCTACAGCAGCCTGTTTGGTCCCCGCGTGGCCGCAACCACGGTGCTGGTGATTCGCGTAATCGACACCGGCATGGTGGCCGCGGTGGGATATCATTTGCAACTTAGTATGTGGTTCTACCTGGCGTTGATCGTCATGTTTCTTGCCACACTCACCAGCTACGTGGCCTTCATTCGCCAGATGACCGCCAAGGCGGCCAAGCACCTCGAGCGAGTCGCCGGGCTGTACA